A part of Xenopus tropicalis strain Nigerian chromosome 4, UCB_Xtro_10.0, whole genome shotgun sequence genomic DNA contains:
- the c1orf112 gene encoding uncharacterized protein C1orf112 homolog isoform X1: MSQAELLEEMRHWSPDVCRRELPGSLTKLLSMYQNSESWTEDIRVFNLLTEMFLPHVSVLELEQSVLSKVLPKAVKLFDNLVHEISSQASGLSSQNTDLKSSLRNILQNMVHWLGSLTAFVRQVCSFEESLNLENVHSLPKSVLHVLRTAFCHCKDSDSLYSGRLHLVSDLLQALFKEAVSLQKHIMELLDKTNVNPLGLEKETADMVAVLHMVLEICSVVSKMDHALHANTWKFIIKQSLKHHASVESHLRHHDIVNGLCDDILLSFQSCLQLAEHMQVSGSQENTDQKLFQKTAKLCRFFANSLVHYTKEFLPFLSGSCTRLHQLYIQIHSQFPPSLYASPISEAHKNEIARVFLVALDPLILQLLSCTSFVESVLGDCLDLPREHSFPQCMLFINIMDILPTQLEDIQKLWCTGSRNPEEITRKNIFQAVFHSFMQCSPELSLPLRLQGVSVKGQNPLDITFYEYVCNHLCAYIVSLPPTFFPELEHALLDAVLSHSLMTSLLAMDTWCFLARYGTAELCAHHVHVLAHVVKSCPGASLQRFQLTMLLRRLLFLMAADHQGEFIKAFSPLETDNFPVWEHLCLNALPNSLSAQIKHNLLTAGISQCISWLKGSCTLGDLLQLNASLSALLAACTSSGETFDKQQQQSDVLGVVSQLWPLLSAKQIASQPCLQHTFCVLLALLASTIQTLEPSLLIQVISLLASLFKENPPDVVRLAALDFLTLLGNIFIPQDAQAVVLPKLSSLFSVLLGDSFWLTKQHALETFTQFAEETSHEQVVPDSLTSEHTKSQVIAFLNKAVSPAESESARLERIKGERGLLADFFVKATRNSEQETPEPLAKRARPADYNEEQYEGHIEAAERAFTAVQSLLQKSTAPAWLSEKLQHIQTLLTALQRSAQAGQHTSCTAKTVGEK; encoded by the exons ATGTCGCAGGCGGAGCTGTTGGAGGAAATGAGGCACTGGAGTCCAGACGTGTGTCGGAGAGAGCTGCCGGGAAGTTTAACCAAACTTCTC TCCATGTATCAGAATTCAGAGAGCTGGACAGAGGATATTC GGGTATTTAACCTGCTAACTGAAATGTTTTTGCCGCATGTTAGTGTGCTGGAGCTGGAACAGAGTGTGTTATCAAAAGTTTTGCCAAAG GCTGTTAAATTATTTGACAATTTAGTTCATGAAATTTCAAGCCAAGCATCTGGATTATCAAGTCAAAACACAGATTTGAAATCTTCATTGCGAAATATATTGCAG aACATGGTTCACTGGCTGGGTTCTTTAACTGCATTTGTCCGACAAGTTTGTTCATTTGAAGAATCTTTGAATTTGGAAAATGTCCATTCGCTTCCTAAATCTGTTCTGCATGTTCTTAGAACAGCATTCTGTCACTGTAAG GACAGTGATTCGTTGTACAGTGGCCGCCTCCATCTGGTTTCTGACCTGCTGCAAGCTCTCTTCAAGGAAGCCGTTTCTCTTCAGAAGCACATAATGGAACTACTAGATAAAACCAATGTAAACCCTTTAGGTTTAGAAAAGGAGACTGCTGATATGGTAGCAG TGCTGCATATGGTTTTAGAAATTTGTTCAGTTGTGTCTAAAATGGATCATGCTCTGCACGCTAACACATGGAAGTTTATTATCAA ACAGAGTCTGAAGCACCATGCATCAGTTGAAAGCCATCTACGTCATCATGACATTGTAAATGGATTGTGTGATGATATTCTTCTGTCTTTCCAGTCTTGCCTCCAACTAGCAGAACACATGCAAGTGTCGGGATCACAG GAAAACACAGACCAGAAGTTGTTCCAAAAGACTGCAAAACTGTGCCGGTTCTTTGCCAATTCACTAGTTCActacacaaag GAATTTCTGCCTTTTTTGTCTGGATCTTGTACCCGCCTGCACCAGCTATATATTCAGATACACAG TCAGTTTCCCCCAAGTCTGTATGCATCACCCATCTCTGAGGCACACAAGAATGAAATTGCTCGCGTTTTTCTGGTGGCTCTCGATCCTCTGATTCTCCAGCTTCTTTCTTGCACATCTTTTGTGGAGTCAGTGTTAGGGGATTGTTTAG ATCTTCCCCGTGAGCATAGCTTCCCTCAGTGTATGCTTTTTATAAACATAATGGACATACTTCCCACTCAACTGGAAGATATTCAGAAGTTATGGTGCACAGGAAGCAGAAATCCAGAAGAAATAACCAG AAAGAACATATTTCAAGCTGTGTTCCATAGCTTCATGCAGTGCTCTCCAGAGCTCTCTTTACCACTCCGTCTGCAGGGGGTGTCTGTGAAGGGACAAAATCCACTGGATATCACCTTTTATGAATATGTCTGCAATCACCTTTGTGCTTACATTGTGTCACTCCCTCCAACTTTCTTTCCTGAACTG GAACATGCCCTGCTGGATGCTGTTTTGAGCCACAGTCTTATGACTTCTCTTCTGGCAATGGATACATGGTGTTTCCTTGCTAG ATATGGAACAGCAGAACTCTGCGCTCATCATGTCCATGTTTTGGCCCATGTG GTGAAGTCATGTCCTGGTGCCAGCCTTCAGAGGTTCCAACTGACTATGCTGCTTAGACGTCTGCTTTTCTTAATGGCGGCTGACCACCAG ggagaaTTTATCAAAGCGTTTTCTCCTCTCGAAACAGATAATTTTCCTGTGTGGGAGCATCTTTGCCTTAATGCACTTCCAAATTCACTGAGTGCACAGATAAAGCACAACCTCCTTACTGCAGGGATCTCTCAGTGCATAAGCTGGCTGAAAGGATCCTGCACACTTGGAGACTTGCTGCAGTTG AATGCTTCACTGTCTGCCTTACTGGCTGCATGCACGTCATCTGGGGAAACCTTTgataagcagcagcagcagtctgaTGTGCTGGGAGTTGTGAGCCAGTTATGGCCTCTGCTTTCTGCAAAACAG ATTGCCAGTCAGCCCTGTCTGCAGCATACATTCTGTGTATTATTGGCCTTGCTTGCTTCCACTATACAAACCCTGGAACCATCTTTGCTAATTCAg GTTATATCCCTGCTTGCATCCCTGTTTAAGGAGAACCCTCCAGATGTTGTGCGACTAGCAGCTCTGGACTTCTTAACTCTTTTGGGAAATATTTTTATCCCTCAGGATGCACAG GCTGTGGTTCTTCCCAAGTTATCCAGTTTGTTCTCCGTGCTGCTTGGGGACAGCTTCTGGCTGACCAAACAACATGCGCTGGAAACATTCACCCAGTTTGCCGAG GAAACCAGCCATGAGCAAGTAGTACCAGACAGCCTCACCTCTGAACATACAAAGAGCCAAGTCATCGCTTTTCTGAACAAG GCCGTGTCCCCAGCAGAAAGTGAGAGCGCTCGCCTAGAAAGAATAAAAGGAGAGAGAGGGCTTCTCGCTGATTTCTTTGTAAAAGCCACACGCAATAGTGAGCAAGAGACCCCAGAG CCTTTAGCCAAGCGAGCTCGGCCGGCCGACTATAATGAGGAGCAATATGAAGGCCATATTGAGGCTGCAGAGAGAGCATTCACGGCTGTCCAATCCCTGCTCCAGAAAAGCACCGCTCCTGCTTGGCTCTCAGAAAAGCTTCAGCACATCCAAACCCTACTGACTGCTCTACAGCGGAGCGCTCAGGCAGGCCAGCACACATCATGCACTGCCAAG
- the c1orf112 gene encoding uncharacterized protein C1orf112 homolog (The RefSeq protein has 3 substitutions, 1 non-frameshifting indel compared to this genomic sequence), with the protein MVHWLGSLTAFVRQVCSFEESLNLENVHSLPKSVLHVLRTAFCHCKDSDSLYSGRLHLVSDLLQALFKEAVSLQKHIMELLDKTNVNPLGLEKETADMVAVLHMVLEICSVVSKMDHALHANTWKFIIKQSLKHHASVESHLRHHDIVNGLCDDILLSFQSCLQLAEHMQVSGSQENTDQKLFQKTAKLCRFFANSLVHYTKEFLPFLSGSCTRLHQLYIQIHSQFPPSLYASPISEAHKNEIARVFLVALDPLILQLLSCTSFVESVLGDCLDLPHEHSFPQCMLLINIMDILPTQLEDIQMLWCTGSRNPEEITRKNIFQAVFHSFMQCSPELSLPLRLQGVSVKGQNPLDITFYEYVCNHLCAYIVSLPPTFFPELEHALLDAVLSHSLMTSLLAMDTWCFLARYGTAELCAHHVHVLAHVVKSCPGASLQRFQLTMLLRRLLFLMAADHQGEFIKAFSPLETDNFPVWEHLCLNALPNSLSAQIKHNLLTAGISQCISWLKGSCTLGDLLQLNASLSALLAACTSSGETFDKQQQSDVLGVVSQLWPLLSAKQIASQPCLQHTFCVLLALLASTIQTLEPSLLIQVISLLASLFKENPPDVVRLAALDFLTLLGNIFIPQDAQAVVLPKLSSLFSVLLGDSFWLTKQHALETFTQFAEETSHEQVVPDSLTSEHTKSQVIAFLNKAVSPAESESARLERIKGERGLLADFFVKATRNSEQETPEPLAKRARPADYNEEQYEGHIEAAERAFTAVQSLLQKSTAPAWLSEKLQHIQTLLTALQRSAQAGQHTSCTAKTVGEK; encoded by the exons ATGGTTCACTGGCTGGGTTCTTTAACTGCATTTGTCCGACAAGTTTGTTCATTTGAAGAATCTTTGAATTTGGAAAATGTCCATTCGCTTCCTAAATCTGTTCTGCATGTTCTTAGAACAGCATTCTGTCACTGTAAG GACAGTGATTCGTTGTACAGTGGCCGCCTCCATCTGGTTTCTGACCTGCTGCAAGCTCTCTTCAAGGAAGCCGTTTCTCTTCAGAAGCACATAATGGAACTACTAGATAAAACCAATGTAAACCCTTTAGGTTTAGAAAAGGAGACTGCTGATATGGTAGCAG TGCTGCATATGGTTTTAGAAATTTGTTCAGTTGTGTCTAAAATGGATCATGCTCTGCACGCTAACACATGGAAGTTTATTATCAA ACAGAGTCTGAAGCACCATGCATCAGTTGAAAGCCATCTACGTCATCATGACATTGTAAATGGATTGTGTGATGATATTCTTCTGTCTTTCCAGTCTTGCCTCCAACTAGCAGAACACATGCAAGTGTCGGGATCACAG GAAAACACAGACCAGAAGTTGTTCCAAAAGACTGCAAAACTGTGCCGGTTCTTTGCCAATTCACTAGTTCActacacaaag GAATTTCTGCCTTTTTTGTCTGGATCTTGTACCCGCCTGCACCAGCTATATATTCAGATACACAG TCAGTTTCCCCCAAGTCTGTATGCATCACCCATCTCTGAGGCACACAAGAATGAAATTGCTCGCGTTTTTCTGGTGGCTCTCGATCCTCTGATTCTCCAGCTTCTTTCTTGCACATCTTTTGTGGAGTCAGTGTTAGGGGATTGTTTAG ATCTTCCCCGTGAGCATAGCTTCCCTCAGTGTATGCTTTTTATAAACATAATGGACATACTTCCCACTCAACTGGAAGATATTCAGAAGTTATGGTGCACAGGAAGCAGAAATCCAGAAGAAATAACCAG AAAGAACATATTTCAAGCTGTGTTCCATAGCTTCATGCAGTGCTCTCCAGAGCTCTCTTTACCACTCCGTCTGCAGGGGGTGTCTGTGAAGGGACAAAATCCACTGGATATCACCTTTTATGAATATGTCTGCAATCACCTTTGTGCTTACATTGTGTCACTCCCTCCAACTTTCTTTCCTGAACTG GAACATGCCCTGCTGGATGCTGTTTTGAGCCACAGTCTTATGACTTCTCTTCTGGCAATGGATACATGGTGTTTCCTTGCTAG ATATGGAACAGCAGAACTCTGCGCTCATCATGTCCATGTTTTGGCCCATGTG GTGAAGTCATGTCCTGGTGCCAGCCTTCAGAGGTTCCAACTGACTATGCTGCTTAGACGTCTGCTTTTCTTAATGGCGGCTGACCACCAG ggagaaTTTATCAAAGCGTTTTCTCCTCTCGAAACAGATAATTTTCCTGTGTGGGAGCATCTTTGCCTTAATGCACTTCCAAATTCACTGAGTGCACAGATAAAGCACAACCTCCTTACTGCAGGGATCTCTCAGTGCATAAGCTGGCTGAAAGGATCCTGCACACTTGGAGACTTGCTGCAGTTG AATGCTTCACTGTCTGCCTTACTGGCTGCATGCACGTCATCTGGGGAAACCTTTgataagcagcagcagcagtctgaTGTGCTGGGAGTTGTGAGCCAGTTATGGCCTCTGCTTTCTGCAAAACAG ATTGCCAGTCAGCCCTGTCTGCAGCATACATTCTGTGTATTATTGGCCTTGCTTGCTTCCACTATACAAACCCTGGAACCATCTTTGCTAATTCAg GTTATATCCCTGCTTGCATCCCTGTTTAAGGAGAACCCTCCAGATGTTGTGCGACTAGCAGCTCTGGACTTCTTAACTCTTTTGGGAAATATTTTTATCCCTCAGGATGCACAG GCTGTGGTTCTTCCCAAGTTATCCAGTTTGTTCTCCGTGCTGCTTGGGGACAGCTTCTGGCTGACCAAACAACATGCGCTGGAAACATTCACCCAGTTTGCCGAG GAAACCAGCCATGAGCAAGTAGTACCAGACAGCCTCACCTCTGAACATACAAAGAGCCAAGTCATCGCTTTTCTGAACAAG GCCGTGTCCCCAGCAGAAAGTGAGAGCGCTCGCCTAGAAAGAATAAAAGGAGAGAGAGGGCTTCTCGCTGATTTCTTTGTAAAAGCCACACGCAATAGTGAGCAAGAGACCCCAGAG CCTTTAGCCAAGCGAGCTCGGCCGGCCGACTATAATGAGGAGCAATATGAAGGCCATATTGAGGCTGCAGAGAGAGCATTCACGGCTGTCCAATCCCTGCTCCAGAAAAGCACCGCTCCTGCTTGGCTCTCAGAAAAGCTTCAGCACATCCAAACCCTACTGACTGCTCTACAGCGGAGCGCTCAGGCAGGCCAGCACACATCATGCACTGCCAAG